The nucleotide window gGTCATGGTGGGGTCGAGCTAAgccgagcttggcatagctcgactcgaactcgaagcTCTACTAGTGGATTCAGGTGATCACCGTCTGGCTAGACAGTCGAGTCGTggcgtgatgtatgggtttttatctacatcgtacatccatttttccatatcatgatcccaaaaatgatttagatccaagcctcaagtggaccacaccacatgaagcagcgaTAATAataacgcccactgttgaaaccttcctagagcccaccatgatgttaggcCCAGGTCCTAAAAACTCAACGTCAtttatgatttaggtggaccacacaattagaaacatccatgatttagatggaccacacagtTAGAAACCGTGTGCAGAtctcatccatgattcaggtggaccacacaattggggGAGAGGTTTGTGAACTGATTTCAAACACCACCAAAGATGAGCTAGGTTGATCTGATTTGATTTGAATATGAGATATGatcagatttgatttttttttgtgggaGTAACCATCGGGTGTGGGTTGTGCTAATACGTCCCACCAGAATCGCAAGTCTAAGTCAGCCTAAGTTTGTGGCACTAGACATAATACATTGAATTTCAAAGTACTtaatttactctcatccaaacaaaATTTTGAAGTCATTTACTttcaattccatttcccatttacctccacTTACAGGCTCCCAAACAAGCCTTCAAATTAATTCAATCTTCCCCATTATTTCCAAAAGCCGGGTAGAATTGCTATTGGACcaaaaatacaattccataccacctaatcccacgttCCAAACAAGCCCCAAGTGGGCCTGCAAGTACGTAACAGGTGGGCCATTGGGAATGAATGGTACAAACAGGATTGAAATTCGGCCTCCCTGCCTCCATCTATAACACACTAATTAACAACCAGTATAGAGAAAAGCAACTAAActacaatataaaataaaaaaaggcatTCCAAACAAATTACAAAGGGTCCCCACTAGTATAAACAGTCGGGTATATACACCGAGAATTGCTTGTAAAAAGACAATACACCACAAAACCAGTGTATGCACCCGCCCCCCCAACAAGAGACCAGCAAAACTCGCTGAAACAACGAACCTTAGATACACTTGAGATAGAGAGCGAAAGAAggataaaagagaagaaaagagaaaacaaaCATCTAAAAACATTATCAATATCCGGCACACAAGTCAGCTCTCTCACTCACATGACTATCTCAGGCTTCAGGATGCTGGATTTGATCTCCTTGTGGGGCAGCACAACCCCACCATTGCTGTATATCTCATCGCATAGGTGGACGTCCTCCCCAAGGATGGTCATGTTCTCGACACGGGCCCACTGCCCCACCGTAGAGTGCCACCCGATGATGCTGCTGGAGATGCACGCATGTTTCTTGATGCGGACCCCACGCATGACCGTGCACCGGGATAGCCTCACCCCAGACTCGACCACGCAGTTCGGCCCGATCGCCACGTCTGGGCCAATCAGGCAGCCCTCCCCAATGACTGCACTCTCATGGACCAGGACGTTCCCCACAATGTGGGGCCCGACAGCTAGCCGGGAAGGAGAGTTCTTCCGGAGGGAGTTCAGATACAACCCCAGGCCTGTGATGTAATCCCTTGGCTGCCCAATGTCCATCCAGAATCCAGGTAAGACCAATGCATAGAGCTTTTGCTCTGCAGCAATCTTAGGGAAGACCTCTTTCTCAATCGAAGTGGGCCGCAATTGGATCCGGTCGATGACGGAGGGATTCAGCAGGTAGATCCCGGCATTAATCTTGTTGCCCACGAAGATCTTCGGTTTCTCTACAAACTTCTCTACTTTCCCAGTCTTCTCCTCCATGACCACGACGCCGTACTTTGATGGTTCATCTACCTATTCAAGTTAATGGAATTTCTTATGATTCAAGCCATTTGAGCNNNNNNNNNNNNNNNNNNNNNNNNNNNNNNNNNNNNNNNNNNNNNNNNNNNNNNNNNNNNNNNNNNNNNNNNNNNNNNNNNNNNNNNNNNNNNNNNNNNNAATTGGTTtagcaatcctaacctttgatttgtgaCACTCACTAATAAAAATAAgacattctttattttttaaaccaATATTCAGATAATGAAATTATCTTCAATTTTGGTTCGTGATGCCTTAAAAATGGCACAGATAAATTGGACAGTTTAAATTGAATTACTTACTCACCACTAAAGAAAATTTTATATAATTCCTAAGTGCATGCGCATCATCATCATACTTTTAGAGTATTAAACTTTGGGCACAGGTGGATTACTGTAGGGCCCATCCTAATGGATTTATcttacatccactctgtccatccgtttcttcagCTGATTCAAGGACATGAGCCATAAAACACATTAGATCCacatctcaggtagaccacgccacaggaagcagcagtgattgaattcccaccattaaaaactacctggGAGCCACCATATTGTCTATTTTCCATGCTAAGGTGACAAAAATTTGGATGAagggactacacaaatatcagcttgatcaaaagcttTTACTGCCATCCAACAGTTTTTAatatcaatcaccaatgtttcaggtggtgtggtccacctgacatttagatttttgaatttttggtgtgggccctaaaatgatatctggaTAAACGGATGTATGGCATGGATGTAGGAcacgtacattaaggtgggcctcacagataaGTATCCACCCACCTCGGGAGAAGAGAGGTGGAATTGGAGAAGGTTTCTCTAACAGAGTGAAGAAACGTGTGGGTACTTGAAGTCCTCTCTTATCAAAGCTAAGAGCATTTTGTGCCGTTGattagtgtgggtcccaccaaatgtaaTCACAGACGGCAAACAAGCACCGCAGGAGACAACTTGCTAATCGGTTAGGTCACAAGAAAGATGTGAATCTCTcctctctcgccctaatcctctctctctctctctctctctctctctctctctctctctctcttgtcctaatcccctctccctcctctttcttcctctcgatctatccctcctctctcttcctctcgatctctcttcctgctctctgtgtgtgtgtgtgtgtgtgtgtgtgtgtgtgtgtgtctatctGTCTCCTTAACCTTTCTTGTGTGTCTTTGATCCACGAACGCCCTACCCATGCAcgccctcgctctctctctctgaagctcggttgaagactATTTGTCGaatgtgaggtatctctctctctctctctctctcaatctcaatgccgatttaggaatttggggatttagtaatttatggattttttATTTGATGTGGACCCTGATTTAGGGATTTGTAGATTTTAAAGcatacagatttgaatgtggaccccaaattggagttttttttattttacaaattaaggatttggggatttaggaatttggggatttagtaatttgtggaattggggatttcaccttctgtgttttatttatttatttctctttctttattgaCATTTTGAAGtccccaatccattgatctagactgttcattaggtccaagtCACATTTCATGGGGTTGCCATGTAAACATCATACCAATCTGAGCCAGATCTTAGGGTCTGTCAAGCATGATTCATATAGAATCTAGTCTAGTTTGGATCTGTATTCAAATCAACATGATTTTTTAAAGGCTTAATTTTTTCATTCCTTGTGTTGTGGCTAAGGTTTTGGACTGGAATGATTTTTGAGGACTCATGGCGAAAATCTGGCGACTCACCTGATGAAAAGGGTGGATCTGGCAGCATGTGTCAACCGAGTGCTAGGTATGTCCCTAAAAGACATCCTTAGATGCCTTTAAATTACCTTCAACTTTATATATTAGGGGCCAAAAGAGGGTAACAGGTGTTGAGAGAAGCTCAgtacagagagaaagagagagtgagagattagTCCGTATGTTTTAGCTGGAATGGGACGGAGGAAAGATACAAATTCCAGCTAAATTACAGAGCGATTTTTGGAGCAAAGACACTAATTTTTCGCAAATACGACACAGGAAGGCTAGAAACGGAAATCGGAATTAAAGGAGAAGGGTCGGTGGTCTTCCAAATTAAGAGATTTGAGTGACAGCTTCGATTAGAAGATGGAATCTCTCCGagaggaaatttgaaattttggtgAGAGATGATGAAAACCCTCTCTGATTTACATCTTGAGAAAATACCATTCTTGCTTAGGGTTCATCTCTAGCAAAATGATGCATAGGGAGAAGATGATAAGATGATACGGTAGAGCCACGTGGCATGAGATACGTCAATTGGAACCGCCCATCTGGTGCTACCTTTCACGTATGGCCCATGAAGAGTTTTCAGAAACTGAGAGAGGAAATTAGAGGAGAGAGAGTTCTCCTTTTgtcatccacacgtgtggagagAAGTCACATGTGTTGCAGACTTCTCTCCACACATGTGGACTTGAAGTCATTCCTTATCAGCTCATGTACCCAAAAACACGAGCAATAGACCAAACTGATCAGATAGATAGGAACGTTTGATGGATGTTTTCTTTTGAACCATTGGCCATGCATGGTACAGAAAACTAGAGGAACGGTCCTGATTGAAGTTTCATGTCTTATAATCTCTCCGTGTACTGTTAAGATCCGACAATAAACACCTTCCGCGACTATAAACTGGGCCACCCTCATTTCTGGCCACAGGACAGatgcggtggggcccacttgatgagcaacCCAGAATCCACACAGATCATGAAATCCACGTATCAAGGAATGTAACTGCCTGAGCTGGGGGTGGGTGAATGTTGTTTTTTAGCATGGCGACGTGGGCCCACTCAGTGGACGGTGTCAGATCAGTTATTGAACGGTCCATGTGGCCGATAGTGATAGTTGTACCTCAAAAGAATGCACACGAGTTGTACCATACTTTCCTAAGTCTGCGTCAATCCAGTCCGTCAAAATAGTGAGGATAAGGTGTGGACGATCACATGATCACAATCATTTCACCTGTGGAATCTAAATCGCTGGACATTTTCCTTGTTAACCCTCCATCTAATGTCTAATAATCCGACGGTTAGTATCATTCCGTCAGTGTGATTTTCTGTCCCCGCTCCATCCGCAATCGAACACatgatttgaacggtctggattggcgTACATATACGTTAAGTGCAATCGATGTGAGTGCGACAGTCTAGCTACACCATAGGCTGACAAGTGGCAGCTCATCAGAAGGACGGTTAGGTGAAGTGATGATTCCTGGAAGGAAAGATTTGAGAGGTGAATCG belongs to Magnolia sinica isolate HGM2019 chromosome 8, MsV1, whole genome shotgun sequence and includes:
- the LOC131253827 gene encoding mannose-1-phosphate guanylyltransferase 1-like, producing MENRQYGGSQVDEPSKYGVVVMEEKTGKVEKFVEKPKIFVGNKINAGIYLLNPSVIDRIQLRPTSIEKEVFPKIAAEQKLYALVLPGFWMDIGQPRDYITGLGLYLNSLRKNSPSRLAVGPHIVGNVLVHESAVIGEGCLIGPDVAIGPNCVVESGVRLSRCTVMRGVRIKKHACISSSIIGWHSTVGQWARVENMTILGEDVHLCDEIYSNGGVVLPHKEIKSSILKPEIVM